In Trichomycterus rosablanca isolate fTriRos1 chromosome 4, fTriRos1.hap1, whole genome shotgun sequence, one DNA window encodes the following:
- the si:ch73-335l21.2 gene encoding RING finger domain-containing protein: protein MSVAQVSEMTSDQEEASTSGDSPEVECPVCYQEYDQDRKLPRMLECLHVFCTECLKKIQLSPLHPPDPNSPPSISCPLCRHSTPLEWGSVQSLPCNSRILAQLPPVTFHLPVSVSTRLATVTQRVILSLESRDARFIILPTVSLRVEQMGVGSTSPEQIDGRVEVLGHRRSLMCVQVLVVIFWMLFVLACVVGVLFGPNLFHN from the coding sequence ATGTCTGTGGCCCAAGTATCAGAGATGACGTCAGACCAGGAAGAGGCCTCCACTAGTGGGGATTCCCCGGAGGTGGAATGCCCCGTGTGCTACCAGGAATACGATCAGGACCGCAAGCTCCCACGCATGCTGGAATGCCTCCATGTGTTTTGCACTGAATGCCTTAAAAAGATCCAGCTGTCACCCCTTCACCCACCTGACCCCAACAGCCCTCCTTCCATCTCCTGTCCTCTGTGCCGCCACTCCACCCCACTAGAGTGGGGCAGTGTGCAATCTCTGCCCTGCAACTCTCGCATCCTTGCTCAGCTTCCTCCTGTAACCTTTCACCTGCCTGTGTCAGTTTCCACTCGGCTGGCTACTGTCACCCAGAGGGTGATTCTGTCCCTGGAGTCCAGGGATGCCAGATTCATTATCCTACCCACTGTCAGCCTTCGGGTGGAGCAGATGGGTGTAGGCTCGACTTCACCAGAGCAAATAGATGGCAGGGTGGAAGTCCTAGGGCACAGAAGAAGCTTGATGTGCGTGCAGGTGCTGGTTGTGATATTTTGGATGCTTTTCGTACTGGCCTGTGTGGTGGGGGTGCTGTTTGGCCCAAACTTGTTCCACAATTGA